A genomic region of Notamacropus eugenii isolate mMacEug1 chromosome 3, mMacEug1.pri_v2, whole genome shotgun sequence contains the following coding sequences:
- the NOD1 gene encoding nucleotide-binding oligomerization domain-containing protein 1 isoform X4, translated as MEIQALSEGTAGPKDAHSCIRLLKVDRERLVTHIRNVQCLVDNLLVNEYFSVEDAEIVGACPTLPDKVRKMLDLVQSKGEEVCEYLISVLQQIPDAFIDLQPWLEEIQFSPSELVRGRTIVNTDPVSRYIQKLRSEWGRDSKFITSYSQKEEMLLSDTYTENVMELLNFRNESLGSVSSLGSLLDDSTGVINQEGETVFIFGDAGVGKSVLLQKLQSLWAREELGAGPKFLFSFRCRMFSCFPPSSALTLQDLLFTHSCCPELEPDAVFAFLVRFPRSVLFTFDGFDELHSAFDLSQVPDVASPLQPAHPLALLASLLRGKLLQGSGKVLTSRTGVELPSTLIRKKVQLRGFSPSHLRAYTCKFFPDPALQMRVLNQLDANPHLCTLCSVPLFCWIIFRCFQHFHGTHDGSHHLPDQTVTLTDIFLLMTEAHLNRALPTSLLQRNTRSQVETFRSGRETLCALGRLAYWGMVKNLFVFSQEEVEASEVQDGDLQLGFVRAVPEPGPIGDQPAYEFFHITLQSFFTALFLIADDKVSTKELLKFFGEWTPRGQRAGSLTLPLLKLSCLGRSNLDKEDPFRNNDHFQFTNLFLCGLLSKAQQRLLRHLVPVVALRKKRRALWRHLFASLSYYLKSLPRTHTGQFNQVQAMPTFIWMLRCIYETQSQKVGQSAARGICANYIKLTYCNACSADCSALSFVLHHFPKQLALDLDNNNLNDYGVKELRPCFSRLTVLRLSVNQITDSGVKVLYEELTKYKILTYLGK; from the exons ATGGAAATCCAAGCCCTCTCTGAGGGGACAGCAGGGCCGAAGGATGCCCACTCTTGCATCAGGCTGCTCAAGGTGGACCGAGAACGGCTGGTCACCCACATCCGCAATGTCCAGTGTCTGGTCGACAACCTACTTGTCAACGAGTACTTCTCGGTGGAAGATGCGGAGATTGTGGGTGCCTGCCCCACTCTGCCAGACAAG GTACGTAAGATGCTGGACCTGGTTCAGAGCAAAGGGGAGGAAGTGTGTGAGTATCTTATCTCTGTGCTGCAGCAAATCCCGGATGCGTTCATCGATCTGCAACCGTGGCTGGAGGAGATCCAATTTTCGCCCTCAGAGCTTGTGAGGGGCAGAACAATTGTGAACACTGACCCTG TGAGCAGGTATATCCAGAAGCTGCGCTCGGAGTGGGGCCGGGATTCCAAGTTCATCACCTCTTACAGTCAGAAGGAGGAGATGCTGCTGTCGGACACGTACACCGAGAACGTCATGGAGCTGCTGAATTTCCGCAATGAGAGCCTGGGCAGCGTGAGCAGCCTGGGCTCCCTGCTGGACGACTCCACGGGGGTCATCAACCAGGAGGGAGAGACGGTCTTCATCTTCGGCGACGCGGGCGTGGGCAAGTCGGTGCTGCTGCAGAAGCTGCAGAGTCTGTGGGCGAGGGAGGAGCTGGGCGCCGGGCCCAAGTTCCTGTTCTCTTTCCGCTGCCGCATGTTCAGCTGCTTTCCCCCGAGCTCAGCCCTCACCCTCCAGGACTTGCTGTTCACGCACAGCTGCTGCCCGGAGCTGGAGCCGGACGCGGTGTTCGCCTTCCTGGTGCGTTTCCCTCGTTCCGTCCTCTTTACCTTCGACGGCTTTGACGAACTACACTCGGCCTTCGACTTGAGCCAGGTGCCCGACGTGGCCTCCCCGCTGCAGCCTGCCCACCCCCTGGCCCTGCTGGCCAGCCTGCTCCGAGGCAAGCTGCTCCAGGGCTCGGGGAAGGTGCTGACCTCCCGCACGGGCGTTGAGCTCCCGAGTACCCTCATCCGGAAGAAGGTGCAGCTGAGGGGCTTCTCCCCTAGCCACCTGCGGGCCTACACCTGCAAGTTCTTCCCGGATCCGGCCCTGCAGATGCGAGTTCTGAACCAGTTGGACGCCAACCCCCACTTGTGCACCCTGTGTTCCGTGCCCTTGTTCTGCTGGATCATCTTCAGGTGCTTCCAGCATTTCCATGGCACCCACGACGGCTCCCATCACTTGCCCGACCAAACTGTGACTCTCACGGACATCTTCCTGCTCATGACTGAGGCCCACCTGAACCGGGCTCTGCCCACTAGCCTCCTGCAGCGCAACACTCGCAGCCAGGTGGAGACCTTCCGCTCGGGTAGGGAAACGCTGTGCGCCCTGGGCCGACTCGCCTACTGGGGCATGGTGAAGAATCTCTTCGTCTTCAGCCAGGAAGAGGTGGAGGCCTCGGAAGTGCAGGATGGGGACCTTCAATTGGGCTTTGTCCGTGCGGTGCCGGAGCCCGGGCCCATCGGAGACCAGCCAGCCTATGAATTCTTCCACATCACCCTCCAGTCCTTCTTCACCGCCCTCTTCCTCATCGCTGACGACAAGGTGAGCACAAAGGAGCTTCTGAAGTTCTTTGGGGAGTGGACGCCCAGGGGGCAACGGGCAGGCTCCCTCACGCTCCCCTTGCTGAAGCTGAGCTGCCTTGGGAGGAGCAACCTGGACAAGGAGGACCCCTTCCGAAACAATGACCACTTCCAATTCACCAACCTCTTCTTGTGCGGGCTGCTGTCCAAGGCCCAGCAAAGACTCCTCCGGCACCTAGTGCCAGTCGTGGCCCTGCGTAAGAAACGGAGGGCCCTCTGGAGGCACCTGTTTGCCAGCCTGAGCTATTACCTGAAGAGCCTGCCCCGCACCCACACAGGGCAGTTCAACCAAGTGCAGGCCATGCCCACCTTCATCTGGATGCTGCGCTGCATTTACGAGACACAGAGCCAGAAAGTGGGCCAGTCGGCCGCCAGGGGCATATGCGCTAACTACATCAAGCTGACGTACTGCAACGCCTGCTCTGCCGACTGCAGCGCGCTTTCCTTCGTCCTGCACCACTTTCCCAAGCAGCTGGCCCTCGACTTGGACAACAACAACCTCAATGACTATGGGGTGAAGGAGCTGCGCCCCTGCTTCAGCCGCCTGACGGTCCTCAG